The stretch of DNA tgtgcatgggggcattgtcatgctgaaacaggaaagggccttccccaaatcgtctgtcattgtatgctgtagcgttaagatttccattcactggaactaagggatcTAGCccttattcctccttcaccaaactttacagttggcactatgcattcgggcaggtagcgttcaactggcatccgccaaacccagattcgtccatcggactgccagatggtgaagcgtgattcatcactcgagaacgcgtttctactgctccagagtccaatggtgctCGGCCTTCCACAtgctgatcttaggcttgtgtccggctgcttggccatggaaacccatttcatgaagctcccgacaaacagttactgtgccgacgttgcttccagaggcagtttggaactaggtagtgagtgttgcaactgaggacagatgatgattattatatattcaaaattatgtggacataaCGGGGGAGGGAGGCACAGGGAGGGTGGCACAGGGAGGGTTGTCAATATCACTGGCACAGAATTGGCAATTGCAGTGGTGGAAGGGGGTGAGCACTCTGCAGTCCcattctgtaagcttgtgtggcctaccactttgtggctgagcagttgttgcttctagatgtttccacttcacaataacagcacttagttgaCCGGGGCATCTCTAGCatagcagaaatttgacaaactgactcaTTGGTAAggcggcatcctatgacggtgccatggggtcagtctcctgccaatgtttgtctatggagattaagTGGCTGTGTACTCattgttatacacctgtcagcaatgggtgtggctgaaatagccaaatccactcatttgaaggagtgtccacatacttttgtatatatagtgcatgTCAAGTTTGAGTTCTATGTGCCCCCTGTGCATTATCAGTGGGCTAAGAAGCACCTCTACCTGTTAGCCAGCCTGTGTGAAGAGAAGATTCCACTGGAACGGTGAGGACGACTAGCACTGTCCGGACCAACAAGTTCTAGTCTTTCACTCAAACCTGTATGCATATTCAATAGTCAGTCGATCTTTATGTCAAGCTGATCCAATACAGTGTTGTTAAACAGATGTGTAATTATCTGTAGCTACACAATTACAGCTCTCACAATCTCAATGGAACAGCAATGTCTCTATGCAGAGCCATTGATAAAGTGGGTAGAAATCTGAGGAGAAACCTTTGAAGACCTTTCCTGACTTTTCTTCAAAAACGAGTCACATCATCAACCAAAGGCAAGACagaggtcacacacacaaacacacacacacacacacagaggacataaCACTGGTTTGCACAAATCATCCATTTAATTGAGGTCTCTATTGTGTTTCATCATGTACAAATCTCCTGAAAACAAAGCTGTTGGGATGAACACTCAGAGAACTTTGTAGGAACCATCAGCTGTCTGTCAGACAAGACAGGATGTTGCCGTCAACTCCTTGGACACGGACAGCAGGGCTGAGGTCAATTCCAAAAAAGAATTGTAAGTTCTAGAAGTTGAATTGAGAAATTCCATTCTAGAATAGGAAAAAGTGCCTTTCGTTTTCAAAGGCACTTTAATTCAGAATTTCAGTTCACATACTGACAGAATGCAATTGTCCCCTATGGCTGACTGAGATAATACTGTAGTGGACACAGAAAGCTGATACACTTTATGTTTCAGCTTAGTCAATGGAAGAGAGATGTGATACTGTACTGAATTAAGCTGGAATCGAAAGTCAAACAAAAAACACTTGCTTGTTTGTCGTAAAGAAGAGAAGGGGTGTTGTAACTGTGGGGAGAGTCtgctataatttaaaaaaaaataaaaacagaaaagtgcTCCTTCCTCTTTAATGATACACTTAAATGAATAGTACGAGAAACTATATCATGTTATAAAGGCGCCGTAACAATCTTGTTTTTCCATCTACAAATCGGACTAAAAACAAGTCTTGTTCTTCAAATAAACATGGGCTTTAATTAGAACTGTTCCAGTGCACTCAATTTTGTACACAAATAGTTTGGACTTCAACACAATCAACACAAACCGGCACATTTTATATGGACTGTTGTCAGTAGTGTCTATTGTTGATCATGAGATTCATTTGTCAGAGGAGCAATAAAGTAATTTATACTATATTCCTTtctaaaaaaaaacataacacaTCATGGGCAGCACACAGTCTTTGAGACAGTAGGGTGGTTCCACGTGTGGGAGCGGAAAATATTTTGtgcatctcagattgttctggcaattctcacatagaaaaTTCAGGAAGgaaatacatgttttaaatgcTTTTTACATTTATCACAAACCATTTTTGATAAAATAATGATGGAAGGGCCATTTTATTCCCTTTTAAAAAGATccctcctgtaagaccctatgatcgTAAACTGTATGGAGATCTTGGTGTCATAGTCCTTGTAGTGTGCTCTAAAATATGGAGTATGTCTAGATTCTGAACAATAAAAGCACTCATTTTTGTTCTGGTGGCTTTGGGCAGTATTTCTAGAGTCTGACATTCATTTTGCTGTCTATGTTGAAGTGACATGTTGGGAGGTGTGGGAAGAGGGCCTTAACTACATCCAGTTGCAGCCTTTTGGTTGGTTTagtgcacgtgtcaaactcattccacggagggctgagtgtctgggtttttgctcctcccttgtacttgattgatgaattaaggtccctaattagtaaagaactcccctcacctggttgtcgaGGTCTTaattggaagaagaaaaaaactgacACCCCAGGTTTAGTGTTTCAGAATAGTCTGTTCCCAGCTGTTGATCTGTGACCGACAAGTCAAAGAGCAGGTGAAGTCATGTGACAGagattttgatttgattggtcAGGAACAGTTCTGATGTTGTCCTGGCGACCCTTAGATCAGATCCACTGTGGCACTTATGCCAGACTGTTTCCTCAAAACAGAAGGAGGAGAAACAGGTAGGCAGACAAGAATAGAGGTGGGTAAAATAGATCCTGGGTGAAGTAGACACTGGTCCTGAGTTAGTTTAGCATTTCCTCAACTAATGGTGAAGGTCAAGATTTAAGGAGGGTAAGCTGATCATAGATCCATACCTAGGGGCAACTTCAGCCCAGAGCAGGAAAATAGAAAGGGGGCAAAGCAGGTAGTGAAAACCTCAAGTGAGTCTAGAGAGGCCAAAGTAGTGCAGATCAGAACTCTGGGTGGGAGGGAACGggcgagagaggggaggagagagagcggagagagagataaaggaagtAAATGATATAGAgcagtgtttcttaatcctgATCCTATGGACGCTAAGCGGTgaacatttatttttgttttgccctagcactaccaGCACTCTAGACTAACTTTTTCAGTTGATGGCACATGATTTGGTCaaaccaatttttttattttatataattgGTAGGGACCTGACCTGTGTTCCATAATGTACCTGCATTCCATAAGGAACCAGGCTAATAATGACTGGTCATCTTTTAAATTAGCATGCCcttgcagggcttgacattcagGTAAATTTGCCAGTGGCACACCAGGCCAGTGGCAACTCAAAGCTACTAAACTGAATGGAAAAGAATACTGGCCCGAGAGTGCGCACACCATTGGAATGTTCTTTTGTAGCCTAAAATCTACCTTTGCTCAATCTCAAAAAGGATGTTTTTGTTCGCTATgttaaacagtcacactacagtTGTAAGGCCTATAAAATCTGTTTTCCCGATTTTATTTTCCAGGTTTTCCAAGTTTTTCCCACCAGGTTCACACTTAAAAATCACCCCTTTTATATTGCATATGTTGGGATGTtccaagtccacaacaatgcttaaaccacttttgaggtctgggtgTTTTAATTAAACTGCACACCTAGCAAGAGACCCTTGTGTTTAGCTAGCAGTGTTTTTGTACTGTACAGTGTAGGCTAAATGTGATGGCAGtccatttgaaaaataaataccCCATGATTGAATCAAatcatcatgatatcattctgccaggtagacTTCATTTGCAGAAATTGGGAAGGTTTTTTGTGAAAGCCTTTAGTAATGTTCATTCAAACTGCACATGATGACTGAATTGCGCATCGCAAAGATTCAATCAAGACATCGGACTAAACTTTTTTAATACCTGGTCTGCGTACCCATTGTTGTATACACATTGCTGTTTGAATAATTCTTGATAATAATAAAAGAAAGCTAATTGTGAACCAAAAACTAACGTGACCagaccaaaaaatatataaaatcacTGGCACCCTAACGATCAATTAAAATTGGTGTCGCACTACCAAGTCAAAGGGTTGCAAATGCGAGTGTTGCGTTTTGAGCCCCGACTACCCAGCTGACTCAAATTATCaagtcatcatcaagctttgatgatttaaaaaaaaaaatcgggtGTGTAGTGCTAAGGCAGCTAACATACAGCTTTTGGGTCCCCAGAAACAGGATTAAGAAACACTGAGTAGTTCATTAGCTAAGCGCTAGGTGGGTCAGGTAACAGGATGATTGAGAATTAGAACTCTGTGTGTAGAGGATGGCTGTAGTCCATGTTCCCTAGTGGGCTTTCACTGGGCTTCATAAACACCCCCTCCATGGCCCTCCACAGGCTGTGCTGGCTGGGGCCCGTCATAGCGTGCACCTCCCTCTGCCCGTGGATGGGCCGGCCGTACTGCTCCCCCGTAACAGATAGCAACGTATCAGTGGAGGCATGCTGGAAGCGGACGGCCTCCTCACGCTCCCATACCAACCCTTCGCACTGCACCATCCACTCATCCAGGTGGTCCCCCTCGCCCTCCTCACCAAACGCACTCACCTcctgagagggtgggagagagagtgagtgtcagAAAGCATTATCAACAACAATCATACAATGTTATCTTCTTGGTATTGTAGTTAGTGAttgagaggggaagacagagcaGGGGTACAAACCAGTTACAGGTTCAAGAGAGTATACCACACCACCTCCTGTGCCATTAAAGGGGAATTTCCCTGCTGCTCTatttcactatatacagtatgtccGTTAATCTGGTATGAACATATGCACGATAAGACACTGTCTGCACTCTGTAGGTCCTTAACTGAAGTGTTTGTTCCAACTGCGTAGGAGTCAAAATAAGAATACTGGAAGAGATGAGACCTGCACACAGTCAGAAAATGTAATAAATCATGACGCTTTAATAAACATCTTTGTTTTGCATTCAAGTCTCAGACTGTTACAATAATTTGACAATGTGCAGGTCTGCATCTCTTCCAGGAAAATGTAGAATTTCTTCACTACACATATACGAGCGTTTCTGCATCTCAGAGGTAGAAACGGGCCAGCTACAGTTCCTGGTTGTAAGCAAACCCCAATATCCAGAATTCATAGCGATTTCATTGCCGCCTGTTGATGTTTACACAATTGATGTGAGAAATATCAAAATGTCTGTTTGTAGCCAGCAATTTCAGCCAGAGGATTTCGAAACGGAACTGAATAATCAGCTGATGGGGTTGCCATGTTGTTGAACATGTACGCTATTCCATGAATTTTCCCCTTCACTTCAAAAAGAGGAAGGcatctggcagtgtggtgcccgaacaacaacctctccctcaatgtaagaccatggagctgatcgtggactataggaaacggtggggtgggggggcacacccccatccacagggctgcagtggagcaggtcgagagcttcaagttcctcagtgtccaaatCATTGTCCAAATACACGGGCACAGTTGTGACAGCTCCAGGCGTGACagctcctcttccccctcaggaggtttaAAATGTTTGTCTTGGGCTCTCAAAAAgctctacagctgtaccattgagatcATTTTGTCTGGctccatcactgcctggtatggcaatagcTCTGCCCTCaatcgcatggcgctacagagggtggtgcggacggcccagtatatcactggggccaagctccctgccatccaggacatctatatcaggcggtgtgggAGGAAGGCCaggaaaattgttaaagactccaaaCACCCAAGACTATTCAAGCGGTACATCAAGTCTGGCACCAAAAGGCTCTTTAACAGCTTTTaccaagcaataagactgataaatagctaacaaaatagcaACACCTACTGAGTTAACCGTATATCTTTATTGACCGGTAATTTTTATGTCtacgcacactcacagggccctacacactcactcatatatttatactgactccacacacacacccactcacatacaagctgctgctatTCTGTTTCTTATATCCTTTTGCCGTGTCACCTTACCCATGGATACATATCTCcattactccagtatccctgcacattgaaaatatggtattggaactagaggtcgaccgattaatcggaatggacgattaattagggccgatttcaagttttcataacaatcggaaatcggtatttttgggcaccgattttgCAGTTGGTTTTTTtagcacctttatttaactaggaaagtcagttaagaacacattcttattttcaatgatggcctaggaacgaggcagaatgacagatgtttaccttgtcagctcgggggatccaatcttgcaaccttacagtcaactagtccaaacgctctaaccacctgcctcacaagGAGCCTGCccgttacacgaatgcagtaagccaaggtatgttgctagctagcattaaacgcaTCTTatcaaaaacaatcaatcaacgactgtcgttgctccaatgtgtacttaaccataaacatcaatgccttttaaaaatcaatacacaagtatatatttttaaacctgcatatttagctaaaagaaatccagtttagcaggcaatattaaccaagtgaaattgtgtcacttctcgaGTTCATTGTACGCAGAgttagggtatatgcagcagtttgggccgcctggctctttgaactaatttgccagaattttacgtaattaaaggttgtgcaatgtaacaggaatatttagactcatggatgccacccgttagataaaatacagaacggaataaacgttttgttttcgaggtgatgggtcaaatccggaaactaaggctcgtatttctgtgtgtttattatagttaagtctatgatttgatatttgatagagcagtctgaggggtggtaggcagcagcaggctcataatagtcaaaggtatatggtttagagagaaatagccgacgcgttataattcctgtaataacttgcggctgaacttgaaagaggttccttcgttattttaccattcatgtcttccatagagaatgtcttgatctacttcaaataaggtctgtgtttcgtgtttAAACCGCCTCTGCGTTTTGATACCCGTGTAAATCTCACTTGGATAAGGTAAAGTTTGTCAAAATAGTTTCATAAATCCACTCACAAAAAAAATGATCTTtgcttatatttagccaatattgatcagagttaccttgtcctatggatatctacacagttctaaaattggcaaggtggtgtaagcctacacgaaacacagaccttattttaagtgaatctaaaaatatcctatggaataaatgaggaaggaaccgcttttcagattttgctagaaggtgtcatgggaattatgactagcactttggtagtcaattcttaccatgtccattattaaaataggatttcctgcatatagaaattaTAGATTTTGTTTTCAACACAGGTAACTTAAactatttttattcaaacagttgagagtatttgtctcctaagcagactcttcagtatcattgtcacttcagagctgtgtgtgtgttttacagatggcagagaaaagcagagcaccagTGTGGGACTATTACATGGAATTGGCACCAGGGAAAGCAAGGTGTCTTATTTGTGAAAAAGATGTAAGCATGGGGTCAGCAACGGCAAAATCAAAAAAATACCACCAACCTGTGGAATCACCTTAAGAACACCCATCCAAAAGcccatatgtattatattaagttaaaataaaagtgttcattgagtattgttgcaattgtcattattacaaaagtatattttataatatatatatatatatatatatacacatttaaaaaataaaataaaattggctGATTAATCAGTGTCGTTTTTTttgccctccaataatcggtatcggcgttgaaaaatcataatcggtcgacctctaattggaactgaccctgtttatagtatgcttacttagtGTTCTTCATATTCTTATTTCTCTTGCTTTTTCTagcattgcattgttgggttttgagtttgcaataaaggcatttcactgtatgtgTGCTTGAGACATTAAAAGTTGAACTGAACACTAGCTAGCCTCAATTAGACTAGCTAGCTTCTCccggtttgatgcagtcaagacaggtacTACACAATCATATTTGATAAATAACATAGAAAatggcagctattagtctactatagcgCAAGTCGGTTTggttgctctctccctccctccctgtaacACTCGTTCATAGAACGGCCCCTCCCACACCTGCTAGAGAGGcacctctctccctactctcacGCTTTATCAGCACTGGTTAATAAAGTAGCTTAAAGtacttttctgctgcttccctcactcggatcagtaggtgcacttgattcagaagccctgcacACCAggtaggcaaagtgttcccatttggAACAATTTAAATTTGTCTGAAAATACCGTGAGATCTGTAGCAAAATAGTGCCCGTACTGCAGTGaccaatcggatagctcaaatcacaGTGGATACAGCTTCCACAACCCTGCCACTACAAAGTTTGATTACTAGTCTCCGTGAGATTTAATAACTTAAAGCCATGACCTGAAAGAGACAGCTGTTTGATTGAGATCATGTCTACGTTTTTATTCAGCACTCTCAACACTGTTACAAAACATAAACACACTATCCCTACTTCCACATGCGCTGCAATGAATAAGTAGCCAAGTGTATAGATAGCCCtgcgtttttattattattagcagccCGTCTTGTCTATTTTAATATGGAGGAaaatttcactttctctggtgaTAGGAACATTAATTTGTGCATGATGCAGAGtgactcgagtttcgccatcaggtggaagacggtgtcccctctTTCTGGTCAGTCTCACTCCCTCAGCTTTGCCTCGCAAGTGCTacaccaactgatctattttgttaccaaagcttttgaaatataatagggtctgctgtgataatgtattagccctactgcacaaacctcattccttCAGAACAGGTTATTAGGTTCATGTTACATTTTTAAGTCATGTAAAAAAATGTGTATATCATTCAGAGTGGTAGATCTCTGCTTGCTTTTTGACTGCAAAAGtaatcttgactcagaaaaggtttgTGACCACTAACCTAAAGGCAACACACATATGCACAACCACACCCATGTCTGTGCGAGCTTAACGCTAGTAGCAACGCACCCCCCACCCCACTCCACTCCTGGGGAAGCACTGGTGATCAATTTTGCCATTTCTTTTAGAAACAGTCATAGCCCAGCTCCAATATCTCCAAGCGGGGTTGTAATGCTCATTCATGAAAACATGCTTATATGTTGCATGTGATAGTTTGATAAATCCCAATCATTTGTTGCGGACACAAATCCTAGAATCACATACGCCAAAATTTAGTGAGAAATGTTTGCAcggttgataaatgaggccccagacCTCTTGGCTGAGGCCGTAATACGCTTATCTCCATACAGGGAACCAGGCTACAGTGTCTTTCAGAACAAAATAAACAAGTATTGACATAGGCTTTGTCCCTAATCACAGCCTATTCCTTGGGCCCTGGTAAAAACTGTGCCCTAAACTGAGAACTATTTAGGACGCAGACATGATGTTTCCCCTGACCTGGTTGGAGGACAGCGGAGAAGCAAAGTAGTGGCTGTGCAGGTTGCGTCCGGTGTTGAGGTGGGTGAGGCGGATGGTCTGACCACACTTAACAGGAGTCCCCCGGTGACATAGGGCCCCACTGGTGCCCCGTACACTCCAGTAACTGTTGCTGTCCTCCACTGTGGTCACCCCTGTCACTGACT from Oncorhynchus kisutch isolate 150728-3 linkage group LG28, Okis_V2, whole genome shotgun sequence encodes:
- the LOC109872622 gene encoding stromal cell-derived factor 2, which gives rise to MDKRTGPAHFLFRFFLLSCLFVLSLATELSFVTCGSVVKLLNVKHNVRLHSHDVRYGSGSGQQSVTGVTTVEDSNSYWSVRGTSGALCHRGTPVKCGQTIRLTHLNTGRNLHSHYFASPLSSNQEVSAFGEEGEGDHLDEWMVQCEGLVWEREEAVRFQHASTDTLLSVTGEQYGRPIHGQREVHAMTGPSQHSLWRAMEGVFMKPSESPLGNMDYSHPLHTEF